In Devosia sp. XK-2, one DNA window encodes the following:
- a CDS encoding MarR family transcriptional regulator — MAIKSNAAEALNPERSEGLKPLYLEAVSRVERLHRRLLDLIKDEFDRMGWDDINPVQALLMFNIGDAELTAGELRSRGYYLGSNVSYNLKKLVETGYIFQERSRTDRRSVRIKLTPKGEEVAEVIDELYDRHLKSIDKVGGLGDEEFDGLNKALARLERFWVDQILYKL, encoded by the coding sequence ATGGCAATCAAGTCGAACGCGGCCGAGGCGCTTAACCCGGAACGTAGTGAAGGTCTTAAACCCCTTTACCTGGAAGCCGTCTCCCGCGTGGAGCGTCTCCACCGCCGTCTCCTTGACCTGATCAAGGACGAGTTCGATCGCATGGGCTGGGACGATATCAATCCGGTTCAGGCGCTTCTCATGTTCAATATCGGCGACGCCGAGCTGACCGCTGGCGAGCTGCGCTCCCGCGGCTACTATCTGGGCTCCAACGTCTCCTATAATCTCAAGAAGCTGGTCGAGACCGGTTATATCTTCCAGGAGCGCTCGCGCACCGACCGCCGCTCTGTCCGCATCAAGCTGACCCCCAAGGGCGAGGAAGTGGCCGAGGTGATCGACGAGCTCTATGACCGTCACCTCAAATCCATCGACAAGGTCGGTGGCCTGGGCGATGAGGAATTCGATGGCCTCAATAAGGCGCTAGCCCGTCTGGAACGCTTCTGGGTCGACCAGATTCTCTATAAGCTCTGA
- a CDS encoding helix-turn-helix domain-containing protein produces MFDRSLKEWRNRRGMSQMALALAADVSPRHLSFLEAARARPSAIMVMRLAEALDLSLRDRNSLLVAAGFAPQYSDSDWLSPQMAEIRQAAALLIAAHAPNPALVLDAAFGIVDANEAAFALIGGRPSPGVSLNLVDLVFRPGPVRDAIVNWEEVAAYLLHRLQDAARRRGPDSAAARTLAQARRWPGGAQLGAAIGRDRHGVILPLEFQIDRMVTRWFTTVTSFGGPQDALAEEITIEQFHPIAGPD; encoded by the coding sequence TTGTTCGACAGGAGCCTGAAAGAATGGCGCAACAGGCGCGGGATGAGCCAGATGGCGCTGGCACTGGCTGCGGACGTCTCGCCGCGTCATCTCAGCTTTTTGGAAGCGGCGAGGGCCCGACCCAGCGCCATTATGGTCATGCGCCTGGCTGAGGCATTGGACCTCTCGCTGCGCGACCGCAACAGCCTGCTCGTGGCAGCGGGATTTGCGCCCCAGTACAGCGACAGCGATTGGCTCAGCCCACAAATGGCCGAAATCCGGCAGGCAGCGGCGCTTCTCATTGCCGCGCATGCGCCCAATCCGGCGCTGGTGCTCGACGCCGCCTTTGGCATTGTCGACGCCAATGAGGCGGCTTTCGCCCTGATCGGCGGCAGGCCATCGCCCGGGGTTTCACTGAACCTAGTAGACCTGGTGTTCAGGCCTGGGCCGGTGCGCGATGCCATTGTCAATTGGGAGGAGGTCGCGGCTTATCTGTTGCACCGGCTGCAGGATGCCGCCCGGCGGCGCGGCCCGGACTCGGCGGCAGCCAGGACATTGGCTCAGGCGCGGCGCTGGCCGGGCGGGGCGCAGTTAGGTGCAGCCATCGGGCGCGACAGACATGGTGTCATCCTGCCGCTCGAATTCCAAATTGACAGGATGGTGACGCGGTGGTTCACGACCGTCACCAGCTTTGGCGGTCCTCAGGACGCTCTTGCCGAGGAGATTACCATCGAGCAATTCCACCCCATTGCCGGTCCGGATTAG
- a CDS encoding class I SAM-dependent methyltransferase, producing MSAITQGMNQQYSNSTRLAARAKLHGFGHAEVPWFTWVARHVPMPEQGGSVLDVGCGPAWFWPEAMQVLPAGITLTLFDQSPGMVQEAMERCRGLAFAGLAAQTGDVAELPFADNSFDAVIAMHMLYHVADQEKALAEIRRVLKPGGTLVVTTNGIDNMRELYALTAVFGSAPHDPSADAFGLDRAQQLMRAAFGNVMLEVHPATMRVTDPETVFLALTTYPPGDTAPPDQQQAFRQAIEDAFAAGDGGIDVTKQLGVLVSRKSA from the coding sequence ATGTCGGCAATCACCCAGGGCATGAACCAACAATATTCCAATAGCACCAGGCTGGCGGCGCGGGCCAAGCTCCATGGATTCGGTCATGCGGAAGTGCCGTGGTTCACCTGGGTTGCCCGGCATGTCCCCATGCCGGAGCAGGGCGGGTCGGTTCTGGATGTCGGATGCGGGCCTGCCTGGTTCTGGCCCGAGGCCATGCAGGTCCTCCCCGCCGGGATCACCTTGACCCTGTTCGACCAGTCCCCCGGCATGGTGCAAGAGGCGATGGAGCGTTGCAGGGGATTGGCATTTGCCGGGCTCGCAGCACAGACCGGCGACGTTGCCGAACTGCCCTTCGCCGACAATAGCTTCGACGCCGTTATCGCCATGCATATGCTCTACCACGTGGCCGATCAGGAAAAGGCTCTGGCCGAAATCCGTCGCGTACTCAAACCAGGCGGCACCTTGGTGGTCACCACCAATGGCATAGACAATATGCGCGAGCTCTATGCGCTCACCGCCGTTTTCGGTAGCGCCCCTCACGACCCCTCTGCCGACGCCTTTGGGTTGGATCGTGCCCAGCAGCTCATGCGTGCCGCCTTCGGCAATGTGATGCTGGAGGTCCATCCAGCCACCATGCGGGTCACCGATCCGGAGACTGTCTTTCTCGCCCTGACCACATACCCACCGGGGGATACGGCGCCGCCCGACCAGCAGCAGGCTTTTCGTCAGGCCATTGAGGATGCCTTTGCGGCCGGTGACGGCGGCATCGATGTCACCAAACAACTCGGCGTCCTGGTCAGTCGGAAAAGTGCCTAG
- a CDS encoding arginyltransferase — protein MTDQTPETTQLFLTAAMPCPYLPGKMERKLFTHLSGRRAAMLHHLLSDNGFRRSQNLIYRPACEGCNSCQSVRIVAQEFVPNKRFRRVTKANADIGVSVQPTVATIEQYELFKRYLDARHAGGGMTQMSYQDYEYMVEDTPVQSVLVEYRLRDLTDQPLIAVALTDVMPDGLSMVYSFYDPDLAHRSLGTFLILDHIEQVRSAELKYVYLGYWVKDSPKMAYKGDYRPLEVQRGSLGWTPLEA, from the coding sequence ATGACCGACCAGACGCCGGAAACAACCCAGCTCTTTCTGACAGCCGCTATGCCCTGCCCCTATCTTCCCGGGAAGATGGAGCGCAAGCTGTTCACCCATCTCAGCGGCCGGCGGGCGGCCATGCTGCACCATCTGCTGAGCGATAACGGGTTCCGGCGCAGCCAGAACCTGATCTACCGGCCGGCCTGCGAGGGCTGCAATTCGTGCCAGTCGGTGCGGATCGTGGCGCAGGAATTTGTGCCCAATAAGCGCTTCCGCCGTGTCACCAAGGCTAATGCCGATATCGGCGTTTCAGTGCAGCCGACGGTCGCAACCATCGAGCAATATGAATTGTTCAAGCGCTACCTGGACGCTCGCCATGCCGGTGGCGGCATGACGCAGATGAGCTACCAGGACTATGAATATATGGTCGAGGATACACCGGTGCAGTCGGTGCTGGTGGAATACCGCTTGCGCGACCTGACCGACCAGCCGCTGATCGCCGTGGCCCTGACCGATGTGATGCCCGACGGGCTCTCCATGGTCTATTCCTTCTACGATCCGGACCTGGCCCATCGCAGCCTGGGCACCTTTCTTATTCTCGACCATATCGAGCAGGTTCGCTCTGCCGAACTGAAATATGTCTATCTGGGCTACTGGGTGAAGGATTCGCCGAAAATGGCCTATAAGGGCGATTATCGGCCTCTTGAAGTGCAGCGCGGCTCGCTGGGTTGGACCCCGCTCGAAGCCTAG
- the hemB gene encoding porphobilinogen synthase — MTQTWPRHDMSFLAGRRLRRSRRAGWSRAMVRETELLPRDLIWPLFVIAGQNEKTQIKTMPGVERLSVDLMVEAARAARDAGIPALAIFPNTPDHLRSEDATEAYNPDNLMCRALSAIKAAVPEIGLIADVALDEYSSDGQDGLVRDGEILNDETVDVMVRSALVQARAGADIIAPSDMMDGRVAAIRAALDGEGFEHVQIMSYAAKYASCFYGPFREAVGSGSRLKGDKRTYQMDYANSDEALREIEQDIAEGADSVMIKPGLPYLDIVRRAADAFNAPIYAYQVSGEYAMIEMAGAAGAIDRDAAVLESLWAFKRAGANGVLTYFALEMARKLAG; from the coding sequence ATGACCCAGACCTGGCCCCGGCACGACATGTCCTTTCTGGCAGGGCGGCGGCTGCGCCGATCGCGGCGGGCCGGCTGGAGCCGGGCCATGGTGCGCGAAACCGAGCTTTTGCCGCGCGATCTGATCTGGCCGCTCTTTGTTATCGCGGGGCAGAACGAGAAAACGCAGATCAAGACTATGCCCGGGGTCGAGCGCCTTTCTGTCGATCTGATGGTGGAGGCCGCGCGCGCGGCTCGGGATGCGGGCATTCCGGCACTGGCGATCTTTCCCAATACGCCGGACCATCTGCGCAGCGAAGACGCGACCGAAGCCTATAATCCGGACAATCTGATGTGCCGGGCGCTGAGCGCCATCAAGGCGGCGGTGCCCGAAATCGGGCTGATTGCCGATGTCGCGCTGGACGAATATTCCAGCGATGGCCAGGATGGGCTGGTTCGGGATGGCGAAATCCTCAATGACGAGACGGTTGACGTCATGGTGCGTTCGGCCTTGGTCCAAGCCCGCGCCGGGGCCGATATCATCGCCCCCTCCGACATGATGGACGGGCGCGTTGCCGCCATTCGCGCGGCGCTGGATGGCGAAGGGTTCGAGCACGTCCAAATCATGTCCTATGCGGCCAAATATGCGTCGTGCTTTTATGGCCCCTTCCGCGAGGCGGTCGGTTCGGGCAGTCGTCTCAAGGGTGACAAGCGCACCTATCAGATGGACTATGCCAACTCGGACGAAGCGCTGCGCGAGATCGAGCAGGACATTGCCGAAGGCGCCGACAGCGTGATGATCAAGCCGGGCCTGCCCTATCTCGACATTGTGCGTCGGGCCGCGGATGCGTTCAATGCGCCGATCTATGCCTATCAGGTGAGTGGCGAATATGCGATGATCGAGATGGCGGGGGCCGCCGGTGCGATCGACCGTGACGCGGCGGTGCTGGAAAGCCTCTGGGCCTTCAAGCGCGCCGGGGCCAACGGCGTGCTGACCTATTTTGCGCTCGAGATGGCCCGCAAGCTGGCCGGCTAG
- a CDS encoding RDD family protein encodes MTQDFAARPQLPDPATAPELFDGLLTRRVMAYLVDLVIMSCIVLALGLIGTLLGFFTFGLAWVSLIFVVPAAIVLYYAATLGSPRRATVGMQMMDIVLTPTRGQPLDGWMATLHALVFWITIWICWPVTLLFALFTPRRQMIHDFIMGTLMVRRSPMMRHWRRMRMSEQDAYSGGE; translated from the coding sequence ATGACACAGGACTTTGCCGCCCGACCGCAACTGCCCGACCCTGCCACTGCCCCGGAATTGTTCGATGGGCTGCTGACGCGCCGCGTCATGGCCTATCTGGTCGATCTGGTGATCATGTCCTGCATCGTGCTGGCACTGGGCCTGATCGGAACGCTTTTGGGCTTTTTCACCTTTGGGCTGGCCTGGGTGTCGCTGATCTTCGTGGTTCCCGCTGCTATCGTTCTCTACTATGCAGCCACGCTGGGTTCGCCGCGCCGTGCCACTGTCGGCATGCAGATGATGGATATCGTGCTCACGCCGACACGCGGCCAGCCGCTCGATGGGTGGATGGCGACCCTGCATGCATTGGTATTCTGGATCACGATCTGGATCTGCTGGCCCGTCACGCTGCTCTTTGCCCTGTTCACCCCGCGCCGGCAGATGATCCATGATTTCATCATGGGCACGCTCATGGTACGCCGCTCGCCCATGATGCGGCATTGGCGGCGCATGCGCATGTCCGAACAGGACGCCTATTCGGGTGGCGAGTGA
- the parC gene encoding DNA topoisomerase IV subunit A — MSDADTLPPPDDQRIVDLKQALEERYLSYALSTITQRALPDARDGLKPVHRRIIHAMRLLRLDPNQGYKKSARIVGDVIGKFHPHGDQSIYDALVRLAQDFALRYPLVDGQGNFGNIDGDSPAAMRYTESRMTDVATRLLEGIAENAIDFKPTYDGEDEEPVVLPSNFPNLLANGSTGIAVGMATSVPPHNVVELCNAALKLIYNPAATTEDLIHPDPFAPPSMDDLIRGPDFPTGGQMVESRSSIVQSYETGRGAFRHRAIWEKEEKGRGVYQIVVTQIPYGVQKSRLVEKIAELLLAKKLPLLKDVRDESADDIRLVLEPRAGTVDAVILMEQLFKLTELEVRFSLNLNVLDHGTTPRVMSLADALRAWLDHRKVVLVRRSEHRLEQIANRLEVLEGYIIAYLNLDEVIRIIREEDDAKASLIAAFNLTDNQAEAILNMRLRSLRKLEEIELRQEHKNLTEEKGRLEALMASDKRQWGEIAKQVEALKKAYPLFDADGTTPHALGARRTIFGSAPAADAAEISEAMIEREPITVILSEKGWIRAPKGHNAPADEKSFKTGDRLKLAFNCETTDKILMLTTGGKVYTLGADKLPGGRGQGEPVRIMVDIEEGQDIVDLFVYSPGKKRIAASSAGYGFVVNEDDLIANTRKGKQILNVSLPDEARLIVPCDGDRVAVIGQNRKLLVFPLSQLAAMARGKGVRLQRYKDGGISDIKTFYAADGLTWTDSSGRTYSKPTEELVDWLGDRASAGRQPPTGFPRNNKFRG; from the coding sequence ATGTCCGACGCCGATACCCTCCCGCCGCCAGACGATCAACGCATCGTGGATCTCAAGCAGGCGCTTGAAGAACGGTACTTGTCCTACGCTCTGTCGACCATCACCCAGCGTGCGCTGCCGGACGCGCGCGATGGCCTGAAACCCGTGCATCGCCGCATTATCCACGCCATGCGCCTGCTGCGCCTCGATCCCAATCAGGGCTACAAGAAGTCCGCGCGCATCGTCGGCGACGTGATCGGTAAGTTCCACCCCCATGGCGACCAGTCGATTTATGACGCGCTGGTTCGCCTGGCGCAGGATTTCGCCCTGCGCTACCCGCTGGTCGATGGCCAGGGCAATTTCGGCAATATCGATGGCGATAGTCCGGCGGCCATGCGCTACACCGAAAGCCGCATGACCGATGTGGCCACGCGCCTGCTTGAAGGCATTGCGGAAAATGCCATCGACTTCAAGCCGACCTACGACGGCGAGGACGAAGAGCCAGTCGTGCTCCCGTCCAACTTCCCCAACCTGCTCGCCAATGGCTCCACCGGCATTGCCGTGGGCATGGCAACCTCGGTGCCGCCGCACAATGTAGTCGAGCTCTGCAATGCCGCGCTCAAGCTGATCTACAATCCGGCCGCCACGACCGAAGACCTGATTCACCCCGACCCGTTCGCGCCGCCGAGCATGGACGATTTGATCCGTGGCCCCGACTTCCCCACCGGCGGGCAGATGGTCGAAAGCCGCTCGTCCATCGTCCAGTCCTACGAGACCGGTCGCGGCGCCTTTCGCCATCGCGCCATCTGGGAGAAGGAAGAAAAGGGCAGGGGCGTCTATCAGATTGTCGTCACCCAGATCCCTTATGGCGTGCAGAAATCGCGGCTGGTCGAAAAGATCGCCGAGCTGCTGTTGGCCAAGAAGCTGCCGCTCTTGAAGGACGTCCGCGACGAGAGCGCCGACGATATCCGTCTTGTGCTCGAACCGCGCGCCGGCACGGTCGATGCGGTCATCCTCATGGAACAGCTCTTCAAGCTCACCGAGCTCGAAGTGCGGTTCAGCCTTAATCTGAACGTGCTCGACCACGGCACCACGCCGCGGGTGATGAGTCTTGCTGACGCATTGCGCGCCTGGCTCGATCACCGCAAGGTCGTCCTGGTGCGCCGCTCCGAGCATCGGCTTGAGCAGATCGCCAATCGCCTCGAAGTGCTCGAGGGCTATATCATTGCCTATCTCAATCTCGATGAGGTGATCCGCATCATCCGCGAGGAGGACGATGCCAAAGCGAGCCTGATCGCGGCCTTCAACCTCACCGATAATCAGGCCGAGGCTATCCTCAATATGCGCCTGCGGTCCTTGCGCAAGCTTGAAGAAATCGAGCTTCGCCAGGAACACAAGAATCTCACAGAGGAAAAGGGCAGGCTCGAAGCGCTCATGGCGTCCGACAAGCGCCAATGGGGCGAAATCGCCAAACAGGTCGAGGCGCTCAAAAAGGCCTATCCTCTCTTCGATGCCGACGGCACCACCCCGCACGCGCTGGGCGCCCGCCGCACCATTTTCGGCTCGGCTCCCGCCGCTGATGCGGCCGAAATCTCCGAAGCCATGATCGAGCGTGAACCGATCACGGTCATTCTGTCGGAAAAGGGCTGGATTCGCGCACCCAAGGGCCACAATGCCCCGGCCGACGAGAAAAGCTTCAAGACCGGTGATCGCCTGAAGCTCGCTTTCAACTGCGAGACAACCGACAAGATCCTGATGCTCACCACTGGCGGCAAGGTCTATACGCTGGGCGCCGACAAGCTCCCCGGCGGCCGCGGCCAGGGCGAGCCGGTGCGCATCATGGTCGATATCGAAGAGGGCCAGGATATTGTCGATCTCTTCGTTTATTCGCCGGGCAAGAAGCGTATTGCTGCCTCGTCCGCAGGCTATGGCTTTGTCGTCAATGAGGACGATCTGATCGCCAATACCCGCAAGGGCAAGCAGATCCTCAATGTGTCCCTGCCGGACGAAGCCCGTCTGATCGTTCCATGTGACGGCGACCGCGTAGCCGTGATCGGCCAGAACCGCAAGCTGCTTGTCTTCCCTTTGAGCCAGCTCGCCGCCATGGCGCGCGGCAAGGGCGTGCGCCTGCAGCGCTATAAGGATGGCGGCATTTCCGACATCAAGACCTTCTACGCCGCCGATGGCCTGACCTGGACCGACAGCTCCGGCCGCACCTATTCCAAGCCCACCGAGGAACTGGTCGACTGGCTCGGCGACCGTGCCAGCGCCGGCCGCCAGCCCCCGACCGGCTTCCCGCGGAACAATAAGTTCAGGGGGTGA
- a CDS encoding iron-siderophore ABC transporter substrate-binding protein, with protein MPDRHLFAAALLAATLFAIPAAEARDVTHIMGTTRVSEHPVRVVALTNEATEDLLAMGIVPVGAVRSANAHPWFGHVAEALADTVVVGEELAPELEAIVALGPDLILGNKKRHEAIYDQLSAIAPTVFVENVTGQWKDNILVYAEAAGTSEAAQAVLAEYRERVTAIQSALGDRLDEKVGLVRFIAGQNYAYNNDSFSGSILRDLGFGRPAPQDKPGLAEKITMERIAELDGDRLLYFTYETGDGLALKETETWMASPLWQAMDVTKAGHVHGVSDTVWATAGGVMAAHLALDDIEDIYGLASTPD; from the coding sequence ATGCCTGATCGTCATTTATTTGCCGCCGCCCTTCTGGCCGCTACGCTCTTTGCCATTCCCGCAGCGGAGGCGCGGGATGTGACCCATATCATGGGCACTACGCGCGTTTCCGAGCACCCGGTGCGGGTCGTCGCCCTGACCAATGAGGCGACCGAGGACCTGCTGGCCATGGGGATCGTCCCCGTCGGCGCGGTGCGGTCGGCCAATGCCCATCCCTGGTTCGGCCATGTTGCCGAGGCATTGGCAGACACGGTGGTTGTGGGGGAGGAGTTGGCTCCAGAGCTGGAAGCCATTGTGGCGCTGGGCCCGGACCTGATCCTAGGCAATAAGAAGCGGCATGAGGCCATCTACGATCAGCTTTCCGCCATAGCGCCAACCGTCTTCGTCGAGAATGTCACGGGACAATGGAAGGACAATATCCTTGTCTATGCCGAAGCGGCGGGGACCAGCGAAGCGGCACAGGCCGTGCTGGCCGAGTACCGGGAGCGGGTGACGGCGATCCAGTCCGCGCTTGGCGACCGACTGGATGAAAAGGTCGGCCTGGTCCGTTTCATCGCGGGACAGAACTATGCCTACAACAATGACAGTTTTTCCGGCTCGATCCTGCGGGACCTGGGATTTGGCCGGCCGGCGCCACAGGACAAACCGGGATTGGCCGAAAAGATCACCATGGAACGCATCGCGGAACTGGACGGCGACCGACTGCTCTATTTCACCTATGAGACCGGCGACGGCCTGGCGCTGAAAGAAACCGAGACCTGGATGGCCTCGCCCCTGTGGCAGGCGATGGATGTCACCAAGGCCGGGCATGTCCATGGGGTTTCCGACACAGTCTGGGCGACCGCCGGCGGCGTTATGGCCGCGCATCTGGCGCTGGACGATATCGAAGACATTTACGGGCTCGCGTCCACGCCAGACTAG
- a CDS encoding Dabb family protein, with product MIRHIVLLRFRPEITAADKASIYAELESLRELIPGFQGMSYGANVSPEGLHQGYTEAFTIDFADEAARDAYLDHPAHKAAGGRLVSALEGGREGLVVFDIAV from the coding sequence ATGATCCGCCACATCGTCCTCCTCCGCTTCCGCCCCGAAATAACCGCCGCTGATAAGGCCTCGATCTACGCCGAACTTGAATCTCTGCGTGAACTCATCCCCGGCTTTCAGGGCATGAGCTACGGCGCCAATGTCTCGCCGGAGGGGTTGCATCAGGGCTATACCGAGGCTTTCACCATCGACTTTGCTGATGAGGCCGCACGGGACGCCTATCTCGATCACCCGGCCCATAAGGCTGCCGGTGGGCGTTTGGTGTCTGCACTTGAGGGTGGGCGCGAAGGCTTGGTTGTGTTCGATATCGCGGTTTAG